A genomic segment from Halorubrum depositum encodes:
- a CDS encoding MarR family transcriptional regulator: MSTTDAVTADEDVTDRWNAVRDLPPSAKLVAKVLDYNDTLTQSELAEETLLPPRTVRYALSRLEEEDVVDSRFSFTDARKRLYTLAV, encoded by the coding sequence ATGAGCACCACCGACGCCGTCACCGCCGACGAGGACGTCACGGACCGCTGGAACGCCGTCCGCGATCTGCCCCCGAGCGCGAAGCTCGTGGCCAAGGTCCTCGACTACAACGACACGCTGACGCAGAGCGAGCTCGCCGAGGAGACGCTGCTACCGCCCCGGACCGTCAGGTACGCGCTCTCGCGGCTGGAGGAGGAGGACGTGGTCGACTCGCGGTTCTCCTTCACCGACGCCCGGAAGCGGCTGTACACGCTCGCGGTGTGA